A portion of the Marinobacter alexandrii genome contains these proteins:
- a CDS encoding TetR/AcrR family transcriptional regulator — translation MIAKLQIQLNSSLYLRDPQSSDLGQKIIKESIHLIDEIGFESFTFKKLSVKISSTEASIYRYFENKHRLLVYMIAWYWSYIEYKITFETHNISDPKEKLRIALRFITKKLNDDDYFEGVSESVLQRIVTNESDKTYLTKNVDDDNKEGLFKGYKSLCMTIASYIQEINPDFEFPHSLTSTCLEAAHQQIFFAQHLPKLSDIKKEEDIYSRNFDFISTIIFNSLQQ, via the coding sequence ATGATAGCAAAACTTCAAATTCAGCTAAACTCCTCACTATACTTGAGAGATCCACAGTCTAGTGATTTGGGTCAGAAAATTATTAAAGAAAGCATCCACCTAATAGATGAGATAGGTTTTGAATCCTTCACATTTAAGAAACTTTCTGTGAAAATTAGTTCGACAGAGGCTTCTATTTATAGATATTTTGAAAATAAACATCGCCTTTTGGTCTACATGATTGCTTGGTATTGGAGTTACATTGAATACAAAATCACTTTCGAAACCCACAACATTTCTGATCCGAAAGAAAAATTAAGGATAGCTCTAAGGTTTATCACAAAAAAATTGAACGATGATGATTACTTCGAAGGTGTAAGCGAGAGTGTACTTCAGAGAATAGTGACCAATGAATCTGATAAAACGTATTTAACGAAAAATGTTGACGATGATAACAAGGAAGGTTTATTCAAAGGATACAAATCTCTATGTATGACGATAGCTTCATATATCCAGGAAATAAATCCTGATTTTGAATTTCCTCATTCTCTAACAAGCACATGTCTTGAAGCAGCGCATCAACAAATCTTTTTTGCTCAGCATCTACCTAAATTATCAGATATTAAAAAAGAAGAGGATATCTACAGCAGAAACTTTGATTTCATATCAACAATTATTTTCAATTCGCTTCAGCAATGA
- a CDS encoding efflux RND transporter periplasmic adaptor subunit, giving the protein MDKKIKKKKWTAKKIAIYAGVALLIIFIGYNFFLSGGGTRLNVERNKINIAPVHEGDFQEFIPVDGNVLPILTIRLDAIEGGVVAQKFYDGGILLKKGDTILTLANNDLIQSFVREETQASILVNNLENTKLSLQRNQFDLKRSLLELDYQIDAANDAFERGKKLYEDKIISEQEFLNLKREYNRLKDNREIQIESNRFDSLNARLQIRQTEQTLIRTRDNLDMIKRNLENLYIKAPIDGRLSTVNVEVGESIGTGQNIGQIDDLNGFKVRATIDEHYISRIYAGLRGTFTLAGDDFGLGITKVYPEVNNGLFEVDMAFDSIPERIRRGQTLQIRLQLSENITAVQIPRGSFYQTTGGNWIFVVNEDETEAVRRDIRLGRQNQRYYEVVEGLQPGEKVVVSSYRGYEDKDILVVK; this is encoded by the coding sequence ATGGACAAAAAGATCAAAAAGAAAAAGTGGACTGCTAAGAAGATTGCGATTTATGCAGGAGTAGCACTTCTAATAATTTTTATTGGATATAATTTCTTTCTCTCTGGTGGGGGAACAAGACTTAACGTTGAAAGAAATAAAATAAATATTGCTCCCGTTCACGAAGGAGATTTTCAAGAATTCATTCCAGTGGATGGGAATGTTCTTCCAATATTGACGATTAGACTTGATGCCATTGAAGGAGGTGTGGTAGCACAGAAATTTTATGATGGAGGTATACTCTTGAAAAAAGGTGATACGATTCTGACACTCGCAAATAATGATCTTATTCAAAGTTTTGTTCGAGAGGAGACTCAGGCTTCTATTTTGGTCAACAATCTTGAAAATACCAAACTAAGTCTTCAGCGAAATCAATTCGACTTGAAAAGAAGTCTTTTAGAATTAGACTACCAAATAGATGCTGCCAATGATGCTTTTGAGAGGGGGAAAAAGCTTTATGAGGATAAGATTATCTCAGAGCAAGAATTCTTGAATCTCAAAAGAGAGTATAATCGCTTGAAAGACAACAGGGAAATACAAATCGAGTCCAACAGATTTGATTCGTTAAATGCAAGACTTCAGATTAGACAAACAGAACAGACACTTATTAGAACCAGAGATAATCTTGACATGATCAAGAGAAATTTAGAGAATCTATATATCAAGGCTCCAATTGACGGAAGATTGTCTACAGTTAATGTAGAAGTTGGTGAGTCAATAGGTACTGGTCAGAACATTGGACAGATAGATGATTTAAATGGATTTAAGGTTCGTGCAACTATTGACGAACATTATATATCTAGAATATATGCAGGCTTGCGCGGAACCTTCACTTTAGCAGGGGATGATTTTGGCTTGGGGATTACAAAAGTGTATCCAGAAGTTAATAATGGACTATTTGAAGTAGACATGGCTTTCGATTCTATTCCTGAGAGAATACGCAGAGGCCAAACACTTCAGATTAGATTACAACTAAGTGAAAACATCACTGCGGTGCAGATACCAAGAGGAAGCTTTTATCAAACTACGGGAGGAAACTGGATTTTCGTAGTGAATGAAGATGAAACTGAAGCTGTACGTCGTGATATTAGATTAGGTAGACAAAATCAGAGATATTACGAAGTTGTGGAAGGATTGCAACCTGGAGAGAAAGTTGTTGTCTCTTCATACAGAGGGTATGAAGACAAGGATATTCTCGTAGTTAAGTAA
- a CDS encoding ABC transporter ATP-binding protein encodes MENAKALIKTNDLKKFYYTDEIETTALAGVNMEIKEGEFVAIMGPSGCGKSTLLNIIGLLDNPSEGEFHFTDLEISDYKERQRADLRKANIGFVFQSFNLIDELTVFENIELPLIYLKYSAAERKKRVEEVMEHMKIMHRRNHFPQQLSGGQQQRVAISRAVVAKPKLILADEPTGNLDSANGQEVMNLLTELNEAGTTVIMVTHSPLDAEYSHRVIHLFDGQIVSENINAKEALV; translated from the coding sequence ATGGAAAACGCTAAAGCACTTATTAAAACAAACGATTTAAAGAAATTTTACTACACAGATGAAATTGAAACTACAGCATTGGCTGGAGTGAATATGGAAATCAAAGAAGGAGAATTTGTTGCCATTATGGGCCCTTCTGGTTGTGGTAAATCAACATTACTCAATATAATAGGACTATTGGATAATCCCTCTGAAGGTGAATTTCATTTTACTGATCTTGAAATTTCTGATTACAAGGAACGTCAGCGAGCGGATCTTAGAAAAGCGAATATTGGATTTGTATTCCAGAGCTTTAATCTGATCGATGAACTTACAGTGTTTGAAAACATCGAATTACCATTGATTTACTTGAAGTATTCTGCTGCTGAGCGTAAGAAAAGGGTAGAAGAGGTGATGGAGCATATGAAAATTATGCACAGAAGAAATCACTTCCCTCAGCAGCTATCGGGAGGTCAGCAACAACGTGTAGCTATTTCAAGAGCAGTAGTTGCTAAACCTAAATTGATACTTGCGGATGAGCCAACAGGTAACTTAGATTCTGCAAACGGACAAGAAGTGATGAACCTACTTACAGAGCTTAATGAAGCTGGGACTACTGTAATCATGGTTACACACTCTCCACTTGACGCAGAGTACTCTCATAGAGTGATCCACTTGTTTGATGGTCAGATCGTATCTGAAAATATCAATGCGAAAGAAGCTTTAGTGTAA